From the genome of Gracilinanus agilis isolate LMUSP501 chromosome 2, AgileGrace, whole genome shotgun sequence, one region includes:
- the LOC123232968 gene encoding cytochrome P450 1A2, with the protein MVASLLASISISELLLASVIFCLVFWVIKSSPQRVPKGLKSPPGPWAWPLVGNVWTLGKNPHLTLTQLSEKYGDVMKIHIGSTPVIVLSGLETIRQALVKQGEDFKGRPDLYSFTFITDGYSLAFNPDSGEVWAVRRKLAQNALNTFSVSSSPSSSSCYLEEHVNKEVKHLIQKFQELMEGVGCFDPYRHVVASVANVISAMCFGQRYDNHENPEFMNLINASHEFVESATSGNPVDFFPILRYIPNPQLQRFKDFNQRFLKFLQKTIHEHHKAFDQNNIQDITGALYKHSQDKANGNTRSSVPEMLIINLINDIFGAGFDTVTTAISWSLMYLVTKPKVQKKIQEELDRVIGRDRWPLLSDRPQLPFLEAFILEIFRHTSFVPFTIPHSTTRATALNNFYIPKGTCIFVNQWQTNHDPKLWGDPSVFRPERFLSADGTINKALSEKVLLFGLGKRRCIGETIARWEVFLFLAILLHQIEFSVPSGVKVDMTPTYGLTMKHPRCEHFQAQLRFSRKG; encoded by the exons ATGGTGGCAAGCTTGTTGGCTTCCATCTCTATTTCAGAGCTCCTCTTGGCTTCTGTTATCTTCTGCCTGGTCTTCTGGGTCATTAAGTCTTCCCCTCAAAGGGTACCCAAGGGACTCAAAAGCCCACCTGGACCCTGGGCTTGGCCTCTGGTTGGTAATGTATGGACTCTGGGGAAGAATCCCCACTTGACCCTGACCCAGCTGAGTGAGAAGTATGGGGATGTGATGAAGATTCATATTGGTTCTACCCCTGTGATTGTGCTGAGTGGCCTGGAAACCATCCGGCAGGCCCTGGTGAAACAGGGGGAGGACTTCAAGGGGAGACCTGACCTTTACAGCTTCACCTTTATTACAGATGGTTACAGCCTGGCCTTCAACCCCGACTCAGGGGAGGTTTGGGCAGTTAGGAGGAAGCTGGCCCAGAATGCTCTTAATACCTTCTCTGTGTCCTCTtctccatcctcttcctcctgctaCCTGGAGGAGCATGTGAACAAGGAGGTTAAACATTTGATCCAGAAATTCCAGGAGCTGATGGAGGGGGTAGGATGCTTTGACCCCTACAGGCATGTTGTAGCATCCGTGGCCAATGTCATCAGTGCCATGTGTTTTGGCCAACGCTATGACAACCACGAGAACCCAGAATTTATGAATCTTATTAATGCAAGCCACGAGTTTGTTGAGAGTGCCACCTCAGGCAACCCAGTTGACTTCTTCCCCATCCTTCGCTACATCCCAAATCCTCAGCTGCAGAGGTTCAAAGACTTCAATCAGAGGTTCCTAAAATTCCTGCAGAAAACCATTCATGAGCATCACAAGGCCTTTGATCAG AACAATATTCAAGACATCACTGGGGCTCTGTACAAGCACAGCCAAGATAAGGCTAATGGGAACACCAGGTCCAGTGTACCAGAAATGTTGATCATCAATCTCATCAATGACATCTTTGGAGCTG GCTTTGATACAGTCACCACGGCCATCTCCTGGAGTCTCATGTATCTTGTGACAAAGCCTAAGGTCCAGAAGAAGATCCAGGAGGAGTTGG ACAGGGTGATTGGAAGAGATCGATGGCCCCTTCTCTCAGACAGACCTCAGCTGCCTTTCTTGGAGGCCTTTATCCTGGAAATCTTCAGGCATACCTCCTTTGTCCCTTTCACCATTCCCCACAG CACAACGAGAGCCACAGCCCTCAACAACTTCTATATCCCCAAGGGGACCTGCATTTTTGTGAACCAGTGGCAGACTAACCATGACCC GAAACTATGGGGGGACCCATCGGTGTTCCGGCCAGAGAGATTCCTCAGTGCAGATGGAACTATCAACAAGGCCCTGAGTGAGAAGGTGCTTTTGTTTGGCCTGGGGAAAAGAAGGTGCATTGGGGAGACCATTGCCCGGTGGGAAGTCTTCCTCTTCCTGGCCATCCTGCTGCATCAGATAGAGTTCAGTGTCCCTTCTGGTGTGAAGGTGGATATGACCCCGACTTATGGGTTGACCATGAAACATCCCCGCTGTGAGCACTTCCAGGCCCAGCTACGCTTCTCCAGGAAGGGCTGA